GGCTGCCTGCCACAGCTGTTCCTCGGCCCACGGCAAGATCCCCAGCGCCAGGGTGAGGTGCGGGCGGTAGTCCGCTCCGTCGTAGGGGGCGCGGCTTGACGGACCGACCTCCAGCAGGCGCATGTGCAGCTCGATCAGTGCGGCGGACAGCTCGAATTCCAGGAAGATCACGCCGCTCAGGCGTTTCCAGCCCTTGACCCGCACCTCCAGCGCACGCTCGCCCCGCAGGCGGTCGCGCAGCGCGGCGATCAGGTCCGCACTGCTCAGGCTGGTCTGAAAGGGCGCACGCAGGTTCAGATGCGGCAGACCGAAGCCGCTTACGTTCATGGTGGCCTGGGCACGGCGCATCCAGGTGTCGAGCGCCTGAGGAGGCCAGGCCACCACGCTGTACAGCGGCCGTGGAGCCTCGGGGAGGGGGGGCAGCAAGTCGGTCTGCGGGATCATGGCAGTGGGGTCATGGCGGCTCGATTCTGAAGGAGGCTGACCGTGGGGTCCGGGAGGGCGGAGGGGCTCCGGCCACTCAGCCTATACGGTAACGGCATGCACCCTGCCCACAGGCGATGCGGGTCTCGCGCGTCACCGGCACGTCCAGCACCTCGCCGTACAACGTCAGCTCGGAGGCGCACAGCTGGGCATACTGGCGCGCGACCGTCAGGTTGGGACAGTTGCGCTGCGTCAGGACCCAGCCCCCTGTGGCTCCGTCCGGCTCGACCACCGCGTCAAAGCCCATCTCGTTGAGGATGCCGGCCAGCCGCTCGACCCGCTCGGCCAGCGGCAGTCCGGCGGGCAACTCGGCTTTCAGGCGCTGGGCGATCTCCACGTTGCGGGCATCGAGCACCTTGAGCACCGCGCCCTCGCCAAACAGCCCCTCGACGTGGCGCAGCACGTCCACACACAGCCCCGAATAGGTCTTGGGAAAGGCGGCCTCGCCCTGCTCGGTCAGCTCGAACACATGCTGAGGCCTCCCGCGCCCGCCGGGACGCTCGGTGCGCGAGCGAATCAGGCCCTGGTCCAGCAGGTCACCCAGGTGGCGGCGCGCGGCGGGAATGCTGACCCCCAGGCGCCCGGCCAGGTCCTGGGCCGTCTGCGGACCGTGCCGCTTGACGACCTCCAGCAACCGGACCTTGGTGCGCTCCGGGGCGGCCTGCGTTCCTGCGGGCACTGCCGCCGGGGCCACCCCGGAGGTGGGAAGCAGGCCGGGCCGGGCCGCCGTGCGGGCCGCGCGGCCCCCGAACTGGCCACTGGCCGAGGACGCACTCATACGACGGTGAGCTGGTCGGGCAGCTCCTCAAGCGACTGCGCCAGCGCGCGGTTGACGGCGAGCACGCTGACCTGACCGGCGAGGTTGCGGGCCACGGAAATGAGGGCCTGGGCCGCCACCGTCTGCGGGTGGGCCAGCACCGCCGGCACTCCCGCGTCGGCGTCCTGGCGCACGTCCAGATCAATGGGCACCTCGCCCAGCAGCGGGTACTGCTCGCCCAGCTTGCGGCTGCCGCCGCGTCCGAACAGGTCGTAGGTGTTCCCGGTATCGGGGGCCACGAAGTAGCTCATGTTCTCGACGATGCCCAGCACCGGCACGCTGGCCTTGCGGAACATGTCGATGGCGCGGGCGGCGTCAATCAGGGCCACGTCCTGCGGGGTGGTCACGATCACGGCGCCGGTCACCTGCACGGTCTGGGTCAGCGAGAGCTGCACGTCGCCGGTGCCGGGCGGCAGATCCACGATCAAGTAATCCAGTTCGCCCCACGCGGCATCCTTGAGAAACTGCTGGACGGCCGAGTGCAGCATCGGCCCACGCCACACCAGTGCCTGACCCGCCGGCGAGAGGTTGGCCATGCTGATAAAGCGCAGGCCGTGGGCCTCGATGGGCTGCATCTTGCGATCGGCGTTGGCGCTGACCCGGGCCGCGCCCTGCCCCAGCATGTGCGCCACGCTGGGGCCGTAGACATCGGCGTCCAGCAGACCCACCCGCGCACCGTCGCGGGCCAGAGAGGCGGCGAGGTTCACCGCCACGCTGCTCTTGCCCACGCCGCCCTTGCCGCTGCCGACCAGCAGCACGTGCTTGACGCCGGGCAGGGCGGGCTGCGCCGCCGGGCGCACGGTCGCGCCGAAGCTCACCTGCACCGTGTGGACCCCGGGCACCTTCAGGACCGCCGAGCGCACATCTTCCTCGATCTGGCCCTTCAGGGGACACGCCGGGGTGGTCAGGTTGACCTTGATCTGCGCCACTCCATCCACGACCTCGGCGCGCTCGATCATGCCCAGCGAGACCAGGTCGCGGTGCAGTTCCGGGTCGTTTACGGTCTTCAGGGCGCTCATCACGGCGTCATGCATATGGGTCATTAGTACCCCAAAGGCGGTGGGGCGGGCAAGCCACGCGCTCACAGTGGAACGCGGCGCAACGCGGTACGGGGGCGGTCGCGCGCGGCCCCTGAGGCCGGTTGGGCATGGTGGCCCCGGCCGGAGCCCGGGAAAGCGCAGCCGGGCATGCTGTAGGCGCGGCCCCATTCCTGCCCGGAGCGGACCTATACTGGGGGCCGTGAAGCCCATCGGCCCCTATGTGGCAGCGCGGGAACTGCCGGGATCGGCGAGCGCCTCCCTGCCTGCCAGCCCGGTTCGCACCCTGCGGGCCACCGACCGCCTGACCGGCATGCCGGTGCTGCTGCATGTGTTGCCCTACGCCCTGAATCTGCCCACCCTGCCCGAACACCCACACCTGCTGCCCATCACCGACAGCGGCATGGACGGCGAGAACGCCTACGTGGTTACCGAGTTGCCCCCCTACGCCCAGCCCGCCAGCGATCCGCGCCTGAGTGCCCCCGGCGCGCTGAGCGCGCTAAGCGCCCTGCACGCCCAGGGCCTGACGCACGGTGGCATCACCCCCGCACAGTTGTGGCAGTTCGGCGGCACGGTGGCACTTGCCGGAGCCGGGCTGCCGTGGCGCCAGACACCGGCCACGCCGGCCGACGACCTGCATGATCTGGCCCATACCCTGCAGGCCCTGCGGGTACTGCCCACTGCCCTGCGCCCGCTGCTGGACTCTCCGGCGCCCTGGACCGCCGAGCAGGCCCTGGCACGGCTGCACGGACAGGCCGGAGCGGCAACATCGCCCGCCGACTCCCCGGCCATCCAGACACCACCCGCAACGACAGCACCCGTTCAGACAGCGCCGGCCGTTCAGGCCCCCTCCGCACCCCGGGTGGTCACCGCCGCTCCGACCCCCTCCGCGTCCAGTGCGCGCACCCAGGTGAGCGAGAAGACGGCCCCGCGCCCGCAAACCCCGGCTCCTCAGGCCCCGGCCACCGAGGTCAGGCCGAAGGCCAACTCCGCAGCCGGGACTTCCGCCTCCGCCGGGACCGCTGCTCCGGCTGCCGGGGCGAACCAGGCCAGCGTCACCCCGGCGGCCACGGACTGGCTGACCGAGGCGGAAGTTCCGGCCGGTCCCGGTTCGGCGGCCCCCACACCGACCCCCGACCAGCCGGCCACCGACGCGTCCATACCGAACACCAATGCCTCCGGCCAGGATTCCCAGACCATCACAACGGTCGCCGTCCCCGCCCCGGTGTCAGCTCCGGGCAGCGCAGATCAGGACCGGGGAGACGCTGGAGCCACCCCCACCGAACCGGCCCCCTCCACGCGGCCTCCTCCCCGGCCGGTCGTGTCTCCGTTTTCCGGTGCTCCGGCCGGTCAGGTGGAAACGCCCCAGGAACGGCGCAAACGCCAGAACGAGGAACGCCGCGCCCAGGCCATGCTGGACAGCCAGGCCGCCGCCCAGCGCAAGGCGCAGCGGCTGCAGGCCGAGCAGGAACAGGCCGGGCAGGAGGTCTCTGGGGAAACCGGGGCCGACACCGTGCCTCCTCCCATCCAGTTTGGCTTCCCGGAGGGTGACGCCCCCTCTGCGCCGCGCCTGTCCATGCGGGAGGTCGACCGGCTGCCCGCCAGCCTGCGCCGGCCCAAAGAGGAGGCCCCGGCCGGCCAGCCCAGCCGCTTGCCGGCCAGCGGCGCGGGCGGACACCGGCCGGCCCGGCGCGTGGACCCCATTCGCATCGGCTGGGACGAGGACGACTCGTGGCGCGTGATTCGCACGCCCACCGCGCCGCCACCGCCGGCCTCGCCCACCCTGCCGCGCTGGCTGCTGCCTGTGCTCGCCGCCGTCGTGATTCTGTTCGGGCTGGTCTGGGCCTGGGGAGCGCTGCGTCCGGCCAGCCCGGGCACCGGCGCGGCTTCCAGCGCGGCGTGCTGCACCGTACCGGTCACCCTGCGCGGCGCGGCGGGAGTCACGGCCACCCTGACCGTGGAAAAAGCGCCCCGGGGGGCCAGCCTGGAACCCGGACAGTCGCTCGGAAAAGCGCCGGGCAAGCTCAACTTTCCGGTGGAGGGCACCTACCAGCTGCGGGTCATGGCGCAGGGCTACACGCCGGCCAGCCTGACGGTCGTGGTGCCGCGCACGCAACCGGTCACCATCAACCTGGGCAACTGAGCGCGGCTCCTGGGGGCTGTGCCACAACCGCGTGGGCGGGGTTCCGGACCTTTCCCGGCCTTGCCTGAGCTCCGCCGGGTGTCCGGACCTGCCCGGCGGCCTTGCCCTCCCCCACCTTCGGGGCCGCCCCGCCGTGCCACAATCGGGGCCGATGAGCGTTGTCATTCTGGATTTCGGCAGTCAATTTACCCGCCTGATCGCGCGGCGGTTCCGCGAACTCGGGGCCTACAGCGTGATCCTGCCCGGCACCGCGCCGCTGGAACGCATCCAGCAGGAAAATCCGCAGGGCATCGTGCTGTCGGGCGGTCCCAGCAGCGTCTATGACGCCCAGGCGCCCAGGCCCGCTCCCGGCGTGCTGGACCTGGACCTCCCCATTCTGGGGGTGTGCTACGGCATGCAGTACCTCGCCCACGAGGCGGGCGGCGACGTGAAACGGGCCGGCAAGCGCGAGTACGGCAAGGCCGACCTGACCCGCTACGGCGGCCAGCTGTTCGAGGGGATCAGCGGCGAATTTATCGCCTGGATGAGCCACAGCGACAGCGTGACTCAGCTGCCCCAGGGCTACGAGGTGGTCGCCGAGACGGCAGACACCCCGGTCACGGCCATCGAGAACCGGCAGACGCGGCGCTACGGCCTGCAGTTCCACCCGGAAGTGGTGCACACGCCCAAGGGCGGGCAGGTGCTCACCAACTTCCTGAACATCTGCGGCGTGGCGCGCGACTGGACCGCCGAGCACATCATCGACGAACTGGTGGCGGACGTTCAGCAGCAGGTGGGTGACGGCCGGGTGCTGCTAGCCATCAGCGGCGGCGTGGACAGTTCCACGCTGGGACTACTGCTGGCCCGCGCCGTGGGGGACCGCCTGACCGCCGTGTTCATTGACCACGGGCTGCTGCGCCTGGGCGAACGCGAACAGGTGGAGGCCGCCCTGATTCCGCTGGGCGTGCATCTGGTCACGGTGGACGCCCGCGCCGAGTTCATGTCGGCCCTGGACGGTGTCTCTGACCCCGAGCAGAAGCGCAAGATCATCGGGCGTGAATTTATCCGGGCCTTCGAGCGCGAGGCCGCCATCCAGGCACAGCAGCACGGCGCCTTCGATTTCCTGGCCCAGGGCACCCTGTACCCCGACGTGATCGAATCGGCCGGCGGCCTGCAGGCCGACAAATCCGGCGCGGCCAACATCAAGAGCCACCACAACGTGGGCGGGCTGCCCGAGGACCTCGCCTTCAAGCTGGTGGAGCCCTTCCGGACGCTGTTCAAGGACGAGGTGCGCGAGATTGCCCGCCTGCTGGGCCTGCCCGAACACATCCGCATGCGTCACCCCTTTCCGGGGCCGGGGCTGGCGATCCGCTGCCTGGGAGCGATCAGCGAGGAAAAGATGGACATCCTGCGCCGGGTGGACGACATCTTCATCTCCGGCCTGCGCGAGTTCGGGCTGTACGACGGCTGCTCGCAGGCGCTCGCAATCCTGACGCCCATCCAGAGCGTCGGCGTGATGGGCGACGAGCGCACCTACAGCTACACGGCGGCGCTGCGGGCCGTGACCACCGACGACTACATGACGGCCGAGTGGGCGCGGCTGCCATGGGACTTCCTGGCGACCATGAGCAACCGCATCGTCAATCAGGTTCACGAGATCAACCGCGTGGTGTACGACATCACCGGCAAGCCGCCCGCCACCATCGAGTGGGAATGATTCCGGCGAACTGAGCTCAGGGCGACCGTCGCCCCACGCCCGAAGAATTCATCTCCAGACGGTGCCCCCTTCAGGAAATGAAGGGGGCACCGTCCCGACGGCTTTCCGGATTACTTCTGCTGCATCACTTCTTCTGCAGCACGGCGATGTAGGCCTTCAGCGCGTCCGCCCCGCGGCCCTGCTTGAAAGGATTGAACTTGGTGGGATCGAACTGCCCGCCCTGGGCGTTCTGGCCGCTGTTCGCGCCGTTGCCCCCCTGCCCGCCGGACCGCTGGCCGCCGCCGCCCGCGCCCCCACCCAGTCCGCCGCCGGGCAGGCCGGGAATCCGCACGCCTGCTCCGCCCTGGGTGCCCCCGGCCTGACGCTGGGTGCGCTGGGCCGTCCTCTGCTGCTCGGCCTTGAGCATCAGGTCGTCGAGCGCCGTCAGCTGCTTGTCGGTCAGGATCTTGTCCTCGATCTGCGCGAGGTACTTCTTGGCGTCGTTGGGCTGGATGGCGCTGGCCTTTTGCAGCGTGCCCAGCAGGGTGAGCAGGCTCTTGGCCTGGGTCTTGGTCATGGCGGTGGCCTTGTTCTTCTCCAGATCGGGCAACAGGCGCACCGTCTGCGACAGGTCGTTGATCGGCTGCATCTGCGCCATGCGGGCGCGCATCTCGGGCGTCATCTGACGGTTCTGGGCGGAGCCGTTCTGCTGGGCCGAGGCGAGGGGGATCAGGGTCAGGGCGGCGGTGA
This DNA window, taken from Deinococcus aerophilus, encodes the following:
- the guaA gene encoding glutamine-hydrolyzing GMP synthase; its protein translation is MSVVILDFGSQFTRLIARRFRELGAYSVILPGTAPLERIQQENPQGIVLSGGPSSVYDAQAPRPAPGVLDLDLPILGVCYGMQYLAHEAGGDVKRAGKREYGKADLTRYGGQLFEGISGEFIAWMSHSDSVTQLPQGYEVVAETADTPVTAIENRQTRRYGLQFHPEVVHTPKGGQVLTNFLNICGVARDWTAEHIIDELVADVQQQVGDGRVLLAISGGVDSSTLGLLLARAVGDRLTAVFIDHGLLRLGEREQVEAALIPLGVHLVTVDARAEFMSALDGVSDPEQKRKIIGREFIRAFEREAAIQAQQHGAFDFLAQGTLYPDVIESAGGLQADKSGAANIKSHHNVGGLPEDLAFKLVEPFRTLFKDEVREIARLLGLPEHIRMRHPFPGPGLAIRCLGAISEEKMDILRRVDDIFISGLREFGLYDGCSQALAILTPIQSVGVMGDERTYSYTAALRAVTTDDYMTAEWARLPWDFLATMSNRIVNQVHEINRVVYDITGKPPATIEWE
- a CDS encoding helix-turn-helix transcriptional regulator: MSASSASGQFGGRAARTAARPGLLPTSGVAPAAVPAGTQAAPERTKVRLLEVVKRHGPQTAQDLAGRLGVSIPAARRHLGDLLDQGLIRSRTERPGGRGRPQHVFELTEQGEAAFPKTYSGLCVDVLRHVEGLFGEGAVLKVLDARNVEIAQRLKAELPAGLPLAERVERLAGILNEMGFDAVVEPDGATGGWVLTQRNCPNLTVARQYAQLCASELTLYGEVLDVPVTRETRIACGQGACRYRIG
- a CDS encoding PEGA domain-containing protein; the protein is MKPIGPYVAARELPGSASASLPASPVRTLRATDRLTGMPVLLHVLPYALNLPTLPEHPHLLPITDSGMDGENAYVVTELPPYAQPASDPRLSAPGALSALSALHAQGLTHGGITPAQLWQFGGTVALAGAGLPWRQTPATPADDLHDLAHTLQALRVLPTALRPLLDSPAPWTAEQALARLHGQAGAATSPADSPAIQTPPATTAPVQTAPAVQAPSAPRVVTAAPTPSASSARTQVSEKTAPRPQTPAPQAPATEVRPKANSAAGTSASAGTAAPAAGANQASVTPAATDWLTEAEVPAGPGSAAPTPTPDQPATDASIPNTNASGQDSQTITTVAVPAPVSAPGSADQDRGDAGATPTEPAPSTRPPPRPVVSPFSGAPAGQVETPQERRKRQNEERRAQAMLDSQAAAQRKAQRLQAEQEQAGQEVSGETGADTVPPPIQFGFPEGDAPSAPRLSMREVDRLPASLRRPKEEAPAGQPSRLPASGAGGHRPARRVDPIRIGWDEDDSWRVIRTPTAPPPPASPTLPRWLLPVLAAVVILFGLVWAWGALRPASPGTGAASSAACCTVPVTLRGAAGVTATLTVEKAPRGASLEPGQSLGKAPGKLNFPVEGTYQLRVMAQGYTPASLTVVVPRTQPVTINLGN
- a CDS encoding 2'-5' RNA ligase family protein, which produces MIPQTDLLPPLPEAPRPLYSVVAWPPQALDTWMRRAQATMNVSGFGLPHLNLRAPFQTSLSSADLIAALRDRLRGERALEVRVKGWKRLSGVIFLEFELSAALIELHMRLLEVGPSSRAPYDGADYRPHLTLALGILPWAEEQLWQAALALTPPLDHFTIEALSLTREQHGEVQELHTFPLLTPPEEVGVAPQAGAAPS
- a CDS encoding Mrp/NBP35 family ATP-binding protein; its protein translation is MHDAVMSALKTVNDPELHRDLVSLGMIERAEVVDGVAQIKVNLTTPACPLKGQIEEDVRSAVLKVPGVHTVQVSFGATVRPAAQPALPGVKHVLLVGSGKGGVGKSSVAVNLAASLARDGARVGLLDADVYGPSVAHMLGQGAARVSANADRKMQPIEAHGLRFISMANLSPAGQALVWRGPMLHSAVQQFLKDAAWGELDYLIVDLPPGTGDVQLSLTQTVQVTGAVIVTTPQDVALIDAARAIDMFRKASVPVLGIVENMSYFVAPDTGNTYDLFGRGGSRKLGEQYPLLGEVPIDLDVRQDADAGVPAVLAHPQTVAAQALISVARNLAGQVSVLAVNRALAQSLEELPDQLTVV